A window of the Torulaspora globosa chromosome 6, complete sequence genome harbors these coding sequences:
- the MLC2 gene encoding Mlc2p (ancestral locus Anc_7.545) — protein sequence MQADEPLKFSQLSQNHIKTLKDAFEMLDDDGDSRISERDLRTVFGSVGQKVTDEQLHEMLQVGSTQQPNEGIAFSEFLSLMSRTAGSFSEDSEIRDCLRTLTDDQDLRVPLDDLVVRLKEAGFQDPEGEFAGIFKDFSAVSQVSGRKTFKGTQFLNTISE from the coding sequence ATGCAGGCCGATGAGCCCTTGAAATTCAGTCAACTGAGCCAGAACCACATCAAGACGCTGAAGGATGCCTTCGAAATGCTGGATGACGATGGCGATAGCCGGATATCCGAGAGGGACCTGCGAACCGTATTCGGAAGTGTAGGGCAAAAAGTCACCGACGAGCAGCTTCATGAGATGCTGCAGGTCGGAAGCACGCAGCAGCCGAACGAGGGTATTGCATTTTCTGAGTTTTTGTCCCTTATGAGCAGAACGGCGGGATCGTTCTCCGAAGACTCTGAGATACGGGATTGTCTCAGGACTCTGACCGATGATCAGGATCTGCGAGTGCCATTAGATGATCTGGTCGTCCGACTGAAGGAAGCAGGCTTCCAGGACCCGGAGGGTGAGTTCGCGGGAATCTTTAAGGACTTCTCCGCCGTGTCCCAAGTCAGCGGCCGCAAGACGTTCAAGGGTACGCAGTTTCTGAACACGATCTCGGAATAA
- the RPO26 gene encoding DNA-directed RNA polymerase core subunit RPO26 (ancestral locus Anc_7.544): MSDYEEVFNDGAENFEDFDVEHFSDDENFGKANNVNGGVVDQNEVKAENGHTVITGGNGADEFQNYEQSRRKTLKEKAIPKEQRITTPYMTKYERARILGTRALQISMNAPVFVDLEGETDPLRIAMKELAEKKIPLVIRRYLPDGSFEDWSVEELIVDL; the protein is encoded by the exons ATGTCTGATTACGAGGAAGT TTTTAACGATGGAGCGGAAAACTTTGAGGACTTTGACGTAGAGCATTtctctgatgatgagaacTTCGGGAAAGCCAACAATGTGAATGGTGGCGTGGTAGATCAAAACGAGGTGAAGGCAGAGAACGGTCACACAGTTATCACCGGTGGTAACGGAGCTGATGAGTTTCAAAACTACGAGcagagcagaagaaagacactgaaggaaaaggcTATCCCTAAGGAGCAACGCATCACCACGCCGTATATGACGAAGTACGAGAGGGCGAGAATCCTGGGGACCAGGGCTTTGCAAATATCGATGAACGCACCTGTGTTTGTGGACCTGGAAGGCGAAACCGATCCATTGCGGATTGCCATGAAAGAATTGgctgaaaagaaaatccCGCTGGTCATAAGAAGATATTTGCCAGATGGATCGTTCGAAGATTGGAGTGTGGAGGAGCTAATTGTAGATTTGTAG
- the PZF1 gene encoding Pzf1p (ancestral locus Anc_7.543): MSCSSRGTSTDYQLYVAIGCSGMAARGSAGTESSQSLSLELNTWKNDDSLCLSRSNTSESLQSLASTVSTTSSLARSKNYFCDYEGCNKAFSRPSLLTEHQQAVHQGRKPFKCELCDRSFAKKSHLERHLHAHAEDKPLHCSFCQKGFTTAQQLKRHEITHTKSFKCPYEGCQECFYKHPQLRSHIMAIHEKNLSCKVCGKEFQRPYRLRNHMAKHHNPEVQNPYQCSHGSCASCFKTWSQLQAHIKNDHPKLRCPICAKPCVGESGLRMHMNVHDENLVKRNWKCDICSDVLFAKKSLMLEHYADKHTEEFAEIQRRLDNQAGGREFLQDDGEVFENPFRQSKKRRLNEIKLVRSEMMLENYLSEGKGAVDLLLNTVGRKLRCTFDKCYRTFKTEERLKKHIDRHKIHELKLKVLQEKTSLEENRTSARNDETDVQKDNVGGGTQSETDTTASASEPVALI; encoded by the coding sequence atgagctgctcaTCGAGAGGAACTTCAACAGATTACCAGCTCTACGTTGCAATTGGCTGCTCTGGAATGGCTGCTCGTGGCTCTGCTGGAACAGAAAGCTCGCAGAGTCTGTCGTTGGAACTAAATACGTGGAAAAATGACGACTCCCTCTGCCTATCAAGGTCTAATACGTCAGAAAGTTTGCAATCGCTAGCTAGCACCGTTTCAACGACGTCTTCCCTGGCTAGGAGTAAGAACTATTTTTGTGACTACGAAGGCTGCAATAAGGCGTTCAGCAGGCCTTCACTTTTGACCGAGCACCAGCAAGCTGTGCATCAGGGCCGGAAACCGTTCAAATGCGAGCTTTGCGATAgatcttttgcaaagaaaagccATTTGGAACGCCACCTCCACGCCCATGCGGAGGATAAACCGTTGCATTGCTCTTTTTGCCAGAAAGGGTTCACTACTGCCCAGCAGTTGAAACGACACGAGATCACACACACCAAATCGTTCAAATGCCCGTACGAAGGGTGTCAAGAATGCTTCTACAAACACCCACAGTTGAGGTCTCACATCATGGCCATCCACGAGAAGAATTTGTCTTGCAAGGTGTGCGGAAAGGAGTTTCAGCGACCCTATAGACTGCGAAATCATATGGCAAAACATCACAATCCAGAAGTGCAAAACCCTTATCAATGTTCTCACGGAAGCTGTGCAAGCTGCTTCAAGACTTGGTCGCAGCTTCAGGCGCACATTAAAAATGATCATCCTAAGCTGCGATGTCCAATTTGTGCAAAACCGTGTGTTGGAGAAAGCGGTCTTCGAATGCACATGAACGTGCACGACGAAAACCTTGTAAAGAGGAACTGGAAGTGCGACATCTGCTCTGACGTTTTGTTTGCCAAAAAGTCGTTAATGCTGGAACATTATGCTGACAAACATACAGAAGAGTTTGCTGAAATTCAGCGTCGGTTGGATAATCAAGCAGGAGGTAGAGAATTTTTGCAAGATGATGgtgaagtttttgaaaaTCCTTTCAGGCAGTCCAAAAAGCGCAGACTCAATGAAATAAAACTTGTGCGAAGCGAAATGATGCTAGAGAACTATTTATCTGAAGGCAAAGGAGCGGTTGACTTGCTGCTGAATACCGTAGGAAGAAAGCTCAGATGCACATTTGACAAATGCTATAGAACGTTCAAAACAGAAGAGAGGTTGAAAAAGCATATCGATAGACACAAGATACATGAATTGAAGCTAAAGGTCTTGCAGGAGAAGACTTCGCtagaagaaaatcgaaCCAGCGCTAGAAACGATGAAACTGATGTACAAAAAGATAATGTCGGCGGTGGGACGCAATCGGAAACGGATACGACAGCTTCGGCTTCTGAACCTGTTGCTCTTATTTAG
- the ATG13 gene encoding serine/threonine protein kinase regulatory subunit ATG13 (ancestral locus Anc_7.542) — MSSLRSDKEIIELIDKFFVKSTSLICAAKCSRFQTGSDLAPQFDEEWLLSETDEDLELPEIIQQWSRFDGGRDLPPLVIETYLDLRRVDPSQWVTLKDDEGNVWNVCKGTKKSEIVLERWLIELDKNSASFKSHKPTMEESNSFSGQLVLLFRYLYTLIQLLPASDLHASLCKAADVQGVSSPIDVSTRILDGSKPILSKGRIGLSKPIISTYSNIVNESNVPSHLEQRKITPVWTKFGLLRISVSYRHDCRFEVHDTEGENPSNQYISEPTARRLSANRSPSLSPQARGSSISSMDNPSFQRRPVAISRQLQVFKVGSVGSVPTSQSQMMIRNPSSSSSAVANLQAQRSNNSPIPSSSTIHVQDMNNEGTTVGSASKYSSSFGRIRRHSSTKYSEHAERPVKPNKPQEDQSDTLLDFVKLIDEKPELKLNKNRSATMDISNSLMKFQSLKPTNDFISENLSMSTSMDPSHVSQRRRSSSHSPIPSFSPAINYPSIPSRFSQTSLNENPIGSRVSSNEISKEPQDIRRSSLSSHHSSSVSSHRHSTIGKEAINCDQRIRDDSHILHDDDEEEDDALLMNHTVSSDLRPRKHSYAKSAENVASSITRNRLPIPQPSQHPQPITTAIPAFAKLHRPGKNPSVLPESEKKKGVSDINSPPDDEDEDLLFFMSDMSLSKM, encoded by the coding sequence ATGAGTTCATTGAGGAGTGATAAGGAGATCATAGAGCTGATAGATAAGTTTTTTGTTAAGTCTACTTCTCTGATCTGTGCTGCCAAATGTAGTAGGTTCCAAACGGGGAGCGACTTGGCTCCGCAATTCGACGAAGAGTGGCTTCTTTCTGAGACGGACGAAGATCTGGAGCTACCCGAGATCATTCAGCAATGGTCACGGTTTGACGGCGGGAGGGATCTTCCTCCCCTAGTGATCGAGACGTACCTAGATTTGCGGCGTGTGGATCCCTCGCAGTGGGTGACGCTGAAGGATGACGAGGGGAATGTATGGAACGTTTGCAAGGGGACCAAGAAGTCCGAGATTGTACTTGAGAGGTGGCTTATTGAGCTGGATAAAAACTCGGCTTCGTTCAAGAGCCATAAACCAACGATGGAGGAGTCCAACAGTTTTTCGGGGCAGTTGGTTCTGCTCTTTCGCTATCTATACACGCTGATACAGCTCCTTCCGGCAAGCGACCTGCATGCATCTTTGTGTAAAGCGGCCGACGTGCAGGGAGTAAGCTCGCCGATAGATGTCTCGACGAGGATTTTGGACGGATCCAAGCCCATTTTATCGAAGGGGAGAATCGGCCTAAGCAAGCCGATTATTAGCACATATTCAAACATAGTCAACGAATCCAACGTCCCCTCTCATCTAGAGCAAAGGAAAATAACACCGGTCTGGACCAAGTTTGGGTTGTTACGAATTTCTGTCTCGTACAGGCACGATTGTCGGTTTGAAGTTCATGATACAGAAGGGGAAAACCCAAGTAACCAATATATTTCTGAACCCACTGCCAGAAGACTATCCGCAAATCGGTCACCATCTCTCTCTCCGCAAGCGCGCGGAAGTTCGATAAGTTCGATGGATAATCCTTCGTTTCAGAGAAGACCTGTGGCTATATCGCGACAGTTGCAAGTTTTTAAAGTCGGATCGGTTGGGAGCGTACCTACATCTCAAAGTCAGATGATGATAAGAAATCCGTCCAGCTCGTCATCGGCAGTGGCGAATCTACAGGCTCAAAGGTCAAACAACAGTCCAATACCGAGTAGTTCAACGATACACGTACAAGACATGAATAATGAAGGCACGACCGTAGGCAGCGCCTCGAAGTACTCCTCATCATTCGGAAGGATTCGCCGACATTCCAGCACAAAGTATTCGGAGCATGCGGAAAGGCCGGTCAAGCCAAATAAGCCGCAGGAGGACCAATCGGATACCCTTCTGGATTTTGTCAAATTGATTGACGAAAAGCCGGAGTTGAAACTGAACAAGAATCGTTCTGCTACAATGGATATATCCAATTCgctgatgaaatttcaaagtttgaaaCCGACTAACGATTTCATTAGCGAGAATTTGAGCATGAGCACATCTATGGATCCCTCTCACGTATCTCAAAGACGCCGCTCAAGCTCCCACTCTCCAATACCCtcattttctccagctATTAATTATCCTTCTATTCCGTCAAGGTTCTCCCAAACGAGCCTAAACGAAAACCCTATTGGGAGTAGAGTGAGCTCAAATGAGATTTCTAAAGAGCCACAAGATATCCGCAGGTCTAGTTTATCTTCTCATCACAGCAGCAGCGTATCAAGTCACAGACATAGTACAATTGGTAAGGAAGCCATTAATTGCGACCAGAGAATACGAGACGACAGCCATATTTTGcatgatgacgatgaagaagaagacgatgcTCTTCTAATGAATCACACTGTTTCCAGCGATCTCAGACCGAGAAAGCACTCGTACGCAAAGTCGGCCGAGAACGTCGCTTCTTCGATTACTAGGAATCGACTACCGATTCCACAACCGTCGCAGCATCCTCAACCAATAACCACTGCTATTCCAGCCTTTGCGAAGTTGCACAGACCTGGAAAAAATCCGAGTGTATTGCCAGAAagcgagaagaagaaaggtGTTTCCGACATAAATTCGCCAcctgatgatgaagacgaggaTTTGCTATTTTTCATGAGTGATATGAGTTTATCGAAGATGTGA